A genomic window from Dermacentor silvarum isolate Dsil-2018 chromosome 9, BIME_Dsil_1.4, whole genome shotgun sequence includes:
- the LOC119463687 gene encoding nascent polypeptide-associated complex subunit alpha, muscle-specific form-like: protein MTHLLFGHARVGTLNEDPGVPSNASTEGSEGSLAADAGSPGVAVCFTTDDGKRMMTTASACIPLPIDPSGGRPLPYACAAPTFPSISFGSSSSKIATENQWSGSSGGGSRPQPPSHRSQASRSNSSTSASSAIHGGPGREAYKTADETASAVASEVEARGDNAGNAQCCDPWDTDPSAVDLLLLRAAEQRNKSPTPAHATPAAKGAPSTNEMARQPVYETTLGPRVKQREPNQGPDRPAQSPAITLLGPQQQPRAGPLHPVRPRPRATREAPQDSPHRRTPAARSHHRTRGAAAAHRYSPVPSSNQSQHPMVPAAVAVAIPQSRLPPPEITTQCSDKRQLPLTRAIHHHGRPPPGTPPPHPPGPSPSSALPTKASRRSPQGQRGAHGTAATATKRRPRMAPTMPSSHPEHHHPRTASQATPVTVPEGLRRGEDRQLGPQKSTEQPPRESPQPRPKPTTLSGRTIDRKPATRAQVSAEPPRSWLRAGRS from the exons ATGACGCATCTTCTCTTCGGACATGCTCGGGTCGGcacgctgaatgaggatccag gtgtgcccagcaacgcgtcGACAGAGGGGTCCGAAGGCTCcctcgccgcagacgccggctcaCCGGGGGTCGCCGTCTGCTTTACCACAGACGACGGGAAGCGCATGATGACCACCGCTTCCGCTTGTATCCCGCTTCCGATAGATCCATCTGGTGgccgcccgctcccttatgcctgTGCTGCTCCTACATTCCCGAGCATCAGCttcggctcgtcgtcgtcgaagatcgcgaCCGAGAACCAATGgtctggcagcagcggcggcgggtCGAGACCTCAGCCGCCATCGCATCGGTCACAGGCCTCCCGTTCGAACAgctccacgtcggcgtcctccgcCATCCATGGCGGGCCCGGCCGCGAGGCGTACAAGACAGCGGATGAAACTGCATCCGCAGTGGCGTCGGAAGTAGAAGCACGTGGGGACAACGCGGGAAATGCGCAGTGCtgcgacccttgggacacggacccATCCGCCGTGGATCTGCTGCTGCTAAGGGCCGCGGAGCAGCGCAACAAAAGCCCCACCccggcacacgccacccctgccgcaAAAGGGGCGCCGTCCACCAACGAGAtggcccgccagcccgtctacgagaCGACGTTAGGTCCACGTGTCAAGCAGCGAGAACCCAACCAGGGCCCGGACCGACCGGCCCAGAGTCCCGCAATCACCCTCCTCgggccgcagcagcagccgcgcgcAGGTCCACTCCACCCGGTGCGCCCTCGCCCCCGGGCCACCAGGGAGGCACCACAAGACAGCCCCCACCGCAGGACGCCCGCCGCCCGAAgccaccaccgcaccaggggagcagcCGCAGCGCACCGGTATTCTCCAGTACCCAGCAGCAACCAGTCCCAACATCCcatggttccagcagcagtggcggtggcaatcCCTCAATCCCGACTTCCGCCGCCAGAGATCACGACCCAGTGTTCAGACAAGCGTCAGCTGCCATTAACCAGAGCCATCCACCACCATGGTCGCCCACCTCCGGGAACGCCCCCACCGCACCCACCGGGGCCGTCGCCGTCAAGTGCATTACCCACCAAGGCGTCAAGGCGCTCGCCCCAGGGTCAGCGCGGCGCCCACGGCACAGCggccaccgcaacgaagcgccGCCCCAGAATGGCTCCGACCATGCCCTCCAGCCACCCAGAGCACCACCACCCGCGGACAGCCTCCCAAGCTACCCCTGTGACAGTCCCCGAAGGCCTGAGAAGAGGGGAAGACCGGCAGCTCGGCCCACAAAAATCAACGGAGCAGCCTCCAAGGGAATCTCCCCAACCCCGCCCGAAACCGACAACGCTCAGCGGCAGGACAATCGACCGCAAACCCGCGACCAGAGCGCAAGTCAGTGCCGAACccccgaggagctggttgcgcgctggacggtcttGA